One part of the Mariniblastus fucicola genome encodes these proteins:
- a CDS encoding PSD1 and planctomycete cytochrome C domain-containing protein, whose protein sequence is MLVTKFCRLVPVVMSLLVAMPVAAQDDDAVSFDQDIRPLLSDRCYSCHGPDSNSREADLRLDLEEPAHESAIVPGSTEDSEFWARIISDDEGDQMPPPHAHKPPFTEAELDLFKRWIEQGAKYERFWAFEKPQPAPVPKDVDAQWQNNPVDAFVASALKESDKHPQPEADFRKLVRRSSLDIIGLPPTPEQIAEQLRLEEEIGREAAWETWIDQLLESPRYGEHMARYWLDLVRFADTNGMHKDFYRNHFAYRDWVIRSFNENLGYDEFLTAQLAGDLLDKPTKDQLTASAFNRLHLIIDVGTALPEESHHKNVVDRVTAVSTAFLGLTMQCAQCHDHKYDPITQKDFYSMYAFFNNFDVKPETPGWPENGLQKPYISLASPEQKSTLEKFDREIQSAQTKINELVAEIAKVDAQTASGAKPVALKAKSKDLKAEKRNREAQLKKLKAKRKRFDRNVPYALVAKEREQLRKTYLLDRGEYDKPSDEVPRDTPGFLPPLNSRTSNPSRLDLAEWLVAEDHPLTSRVAVNRIWQSLMGAGLVRSTEDFGAQGTPPSHPELLDFLADDFRRNGWDTKRLVKLIVTSKTYRQSSVADELAYREDPGNRDLARASRHRLDAEVIRDQLLFVSGEMCDEMYGPSVKPPQPDGLWKSVTMIGERYKADQGDATKRRSIYTYWKRGMPPPQMTILNAPTRDACVARRERTNTPSQALLLLNEQAYFEAAGKFARRVLQKPEDERIAFAWESVTGKLPDENEVAVMEKLLDDLSQTYSSEPELAKQIEAASDDVESNVELAAWTVVANTLFNMDITKNRD, encoded by the coding sequence ATGTTAGTTACCAAATTCTGCCGACTGGTTCCGGTCGTCATGTCACTGTTGGTCGCGATGCCTGTCGCGGCTCAAGATGACGATGCGGTTTCTTTCGACCAGGACATTCGACCTCTGCTGTCGGACCGTTGCTACTCTTGCCACGGTCCGGATTCCAATTCTCGTGAAGCAGACTTGCGGCTGGATTTGGAAGAGCCGGCACATGAGTCAGCGATCGTGCCGGGTTCGACGGAAGACAGCGAATTTTGGGCTCGCATCATTTCCGATGACGAAGGCGATCAGATGCCTCCGCCGCATGCGCACAAGCCACCGTTCACCGAAGCCGAGCTTGATTTGTTCAAGCGATGGATCGAGCAGGGAGCGAAGTATGAGCGGTTTTGGGCGTTTGAAAAACCTCAGCCAGCTCCGGTGCCGAAAGACGTCGACGCTCAATGGCAAAACAATCCGGTCGATGCGTTTGTCGCGTCGGCGCTGAAAGAGTCTGACAAGCATCCACAACCAGAGGCCGACTTCCGGAAGTTGGTTCGTCGCTCGAGTCTCGACATCATCGGCTTGCCGCCGACTCCTGAACAAATCGCGGAACAACTGCGACTTGAGGAAGAGATCGGACGCGAGGCTGCGTGGGAAACTTGGATTGATCAGCTTCTTGAATCACCTCGCTACGGCGAACACATGGCGCGGTACTGGTTGGACCTCGTTCGGTTCGCCGACACCAACGGAATGCATAAAGATTTCTACAGGAATCACTTTGCCTATCGCGACTGGGTCATCCGATCGTTCAATGAGAACCTGGGCTACGACGAGTTTTTGACCGCTCAGCTCGCGGGTGATCTGTTGGACAAACCGACCAAAGATCAGCTGACCGCGTCGGCATTCAATCGGCTGCATCTGATCATTGACGTCGGCACAGCGTTGCCTGAAGAAAGTCATCACAAGAACGTGGTCGACCGTGTGACCGCCGTGAGCACAGCGTTTCTCGGCCTGACGATGCAGTGTGCTCAGTGTCACGATCACAAATATGATCCGATCACGCAAAAAGACTTTTACTCGATGTACGCGTTCTTCAATAATTTCGATGTGAAGCCGGAAACGCCGGGCTGGCCGGAAAACGGTTTGCAGAAGCCCTACATTTCGCTTGCGTCGCCCGAGCAGAAATCAACGTTGGAGAAGTTTGATCGCGAGATTCAATCTGCGCAGACCAAAATCAATGAATTGGTCGCCGAGATTGCGAAGGTCGACGCACAAACGGCTTCGGGAGCAAAGCCTGTCGCGCTCAAGGCAAAGAGCAAGGATTTAAAAGCCGAAAAACGAAATCGGGAAGCTCAGTTGAAAAAACTTAAAGCCAAACGGAAGCGTTTTGATCGAAACGTGCCGTACGCATTGGTCGCCAAAGAGCGTGAACAGTTGCGAAAGACGTATCTTTTGGATCGAGGCGAATACGACAAGCCTTCCGATGAAGTTCCGCGGGATACGCCAGGTTTCCTGCCTCCGCTGAATTCAAGAACGTCGAATCCAAGTCGGCTCGATCTTGCCGAATGGCTTGTCGCGGAAGATCATCCGCTAACCAGTCGAGTCGCTGTCAATCGGATCTGGCAATCGCTGATGGGTGCCGGCCTGGTAAGGTCGACGGAAGATTTTGGAGCCCAAGGTACACCGCCGAGTCACCCCGAACTGTTGGATTTTCTTGCTGACGACTTTCGCCGCAACGGTTGGGATACAAAACGACTTGTGAAGCTGATCGTGACGTCGAAAACTTATCGACAGTCGTCTGTCGCTGACGAGTTGGCGTACCGTGAAGATCCTGGCAATCGGGATTTGGCCAGAGCCAGTCGACATCGGCTTGATGCGGAAGTCATTCGGGATCAATTGCTGTTCGTGAGCGGTGAAATGTGCGATGAGATGTACGGCCCGAGCGTCAAACCGCCGCAACCTGACGGGCTCTGGAAGTCCGTGACCATGATTGGTGAGCGATACAAAGCCGACCAAGGTGATGCAACGAAGCGTCGAAGCATCTACACGTATTGGAAACGCGGAATGCCGCCTCCACAGATGACGATTCTCAATGCTCCGACGCGCGACGCCTGTGTGGCTCGCCGCGAACGCACCAACACGCCCTCTCAGGCTTTGCTTTTGCTCAACGAACAAGCCTACTTTGAAGCGGCCGGAAAGTTCGCGCGTCGCGTGCTTCAGAAACCGGAAGACGAGCGAATTGCATTCGCCTGGGAATCCGTGACCGGGAAGCTGCCGGATGAAAATGAGGTCGCTGTTATGGAGAAATTGTTGGACGATCTGAGCCAAACGTATTCCAGCGAGCCCGAATTGGCGAAACAGATCGAGGCCGCGTCGGACGACGTCGAGTCGAATGTTGAGCTTGCGGCGTGGACCGTTGTGGCGAACACGCTTTTCAATATGGACATTACCAAGAATCGAGATTGA
- a CDS encoding PEP-CTERM sorting domain-containing protein yields MKITFKYALAYLLTLSMAVAAMADEVNLLPGDISQGSTDTSFFTDGTISLTPFIGNTQDTFNNNAVRLGIDSTGTANANAFNDSDTDPGNGNEERLTFGFVANAGLTRIAYDFSRADGTGPEDGVIISGFLSDPGVTFSVSNANLFAEYDAVAGSVRINIPGSLFNGNDVDINFDAASSNGQLLSMSVTDTDQAGAQFAITGIGYENQISAVPEPATGACITLFGLAAFTRRRRV; encoded by the coding sequence ATGAAAATCACGTTCAAATATGCGCTGGCCTATTTGCTGACGCTGTCGATGGCCGTTGCAGCAATGGCTGATGAAGTAAACCTTCTGCCGGGCGATATTAGCCAAGGCAGCACGGATACGTCATTCTTCACCGACGGAACAATTTCGCTCACTCCGTTCATCGGGAACACTCAGGATACGTTCAACAACAACGCGGTTCGGTTGGGAATTGACTCAACCGGAACTGCAAACGCGAATGCTTTCAATGACTCCGATACCGATCCTGGCAACGGCAATGAAGAACGTTTGACGTTCGGCTTTGTCGCCAACGCCGGATTGACTCGCATCGCTTACGATTTCTCCAGAGCGGATGGGACTGGGCCTGAAGATGGTGTAATCATCTCGGGTTTTCTGTCTGATCCGGGAGTGACTTTTAGCGTCTCCAACGCGAACCTGTTCGCCGAGTATGATGCTGTAGCTGGAAGCGTTCGAATCAATATTCCCGGCAGTTTGTTCAACGGTAACGATGTGGATATCAATTTTGATGCTGCATCGAGCAATGGGCAGCTGCTTTCCATGTCGGTGACGGACACGGATCAGGCGGGAGCACAGTTTGCAATCACAGGTATCGGCTACGAAAATCAAATCTCAGCGGTGCCGGAGCCTGCAACTGGGGCGTGCATCACGTTGTTTGGATTGGCTGCGTTTACGCGTCGGCGTCGGGTTTAA
- a CDS encoding carboxypeptidase-like regulatory domain-containing protein has product MKFFVPLAICFLLVSLQPGCSDGEEARLPVSGTVTLDGQPLADAKVTLMPKDNRRVANAITDETGRFDSATTFSSGDGALIGEHYVAITPKTPPPMPGDEVSSPGGAEPGKKGKYVAPIPAKYGKPKESGLEVEVARGSDNDFVFELESR; this is encoded by the coding sequence ATGAAATTCTTTGTTCCCCTGGCCATTTGTTTTTTACTGGTTTCACTGCAGCCTGGTTGCAGCGACGGTGAAGAGGCTCGGTTGCCGGTTAGCGGCACAGTAACTCTCGATGGTCAGCCACTTGCGGACGCCAAAGTTACGCTGATGCCGAAGGACAACCGACGAGTCGCCAACGCAATCACCGATGAGACCGGAAGATTTGATTCGGCAACGACTTTTTCTTCCGGAGACGGTGCCTTGATCGGCGAGCACTATGTCGCGATCACGCCCAAGACTCCTCCGCCGATGCCGGGCGATGAAGTCTCAAGTCCGGGAGGTGCGGAGCCAGGAAAGAAAGGCAAGTACGTCGCTCCTATCCCCGCAAAATACGGCAAGCCGAAAGAATCCGGACTTGAAGTCGAGGTCGCACGCGGATCAGACAACGACTTCGTTTTCGAACTTGAATCCAGGTAG
- a CDS encoding DUF1559 domain-containing protein — MNRIYRSAFTLVELLVVIAIIGILIGMLLPAVQQVREAARRTVCMNNTRQIVLSMHNYDSAHQAFPNGQQFTWGQHTTWIIKILPFIEQQNVANMIPRNVFTAAQVPAGQNALSFLVCPADSSGYDGKLIPGGNVLRAGWWWNQSLGCTNYKGVNGSNWLGAPYQRDGVGRYNGPMIDLEWGDGVFPRNKFNRPSRPSDYVDTGFGDMKDGSSNTVAIGETLPQWCDDSAWVDDNGTIATMAIPLNLYKTVEDRDPFAGDWRVSYGFASSHPGGVVFGRCDGSTQFVADSVATDVYYAMGTLQGGEVETF; from the coding sequence ATGAACAGAATTTACCGCTCGGCGTTTACCCTGGTAGAGTTGTTGGTCGTTATTGCGATCATCGGTATTTTGATAGGCATGTTATTGCCTGCGGTTCAGCAAGTGCGTGAAGCAGCACGTCGCACCGTCTGCATGAACAACACGCGACAGATTGTGCTTTCGATGCACAACTACGATTCTGCTCATCAGGCTTTTCCAAATGGACAGCAGTTTACGTGGGGCCAGCATACGACCTGGATTATCAAAATCCTGCCATTCATCGAGCAACAAAATGTTGCGAACATGATTCCACGCAACGTTTTCACTGCCGCACAGGTGCCGGCTGGCCAGAACGCATTGAGCTTTCTCGTTTGTCCGGCTGACTCATCGGGATACGACGGAAAACTGATTCCGGGAGGAAATGTTCTTCGAGCGGGATGGTGGTGGAATCAATCGCTCGGATGCACGAACTATAAAGGCGTTAACGGCTCCAACTGGCTTGGTGCTCCCTATCAACGCGATGGCGTCGGTCGCTACAACGGTCCGATGATCGATCTTGAGTGGGGTGATGGAGTGTTCCCAAGAAACAAATTCAACCGCCCTTCCCGTCCGTCAGATTACGTGGACACGGGATTCGGAGACATGAAGGATGGTTCCAGCAACACAGTTGCGATCGGAGAGACGTTGCCTCAGTGGTGTGACGACTCGGCATGGGTAGATGACAACGGAACTATCGCGACGATGGCCATTCCGCTGAATCTCTACAAGACCGTCGAGGATCGTGACCCGTTTGCAGGCGACTGGCGAGTCTCATATGGATTTGCTTCCAGTCATCCGGGCGGCGTTGTGTTCGGTCGTTGCGACGGAAGCACCCAGTTCGTTGCCGATTCGGTTGCGACCGACGTCTACTACGCAATGGGGACGCTTCAAGGCGGCGAAGTCGAAACGTTTTGA
- a CDS encoding sugar-binding domain-containing protein yields MKSRIVELVLAVIALSWLPLILAASEPVDPIDLAGRWSVKLDPDDRGEQEQWFDGFTGTEIELPGICTEAGLGKPLDAEIVRLPKAYQHLHQRRSYLGAAWYQREFELPETFTDRDATLTLERVLWESKVWVNGVCLGTQSSLSTAHQFSAANVLRAGKNQIVVRVDNREQVPMGTLSHAYTEETQTIWNGLIGKIQLSAKPSVSIERLSVTPTPVGNAIRVSVEVDNRTGETVSLPLSVKVRSTQSSKSETQIDLSREIPAGRQTVNVEVPAKDLQLWSEFSPHLYEVVCELDAQQVAVTTGFRKLAVEDSQILINGRRSFMRGTLDCCIFPKTGYPPTDVESWTRQFKVAKSYGLNHVRFHSWCPPEAAFAAADRLGIYLQVELPCWTNQMGQDPQVNRFFQTEGERIFHSYSHHPSFMFFSLGNELKGDFKLMDQMLSGFRTKAEHILMTSTSFSFSRRGRVPGPQDQFFVSQRTESGWVRGQGFFNQNAPETVGDFNAGVSPVSQPLISHEIGQYSVFPNLEEIGKYDGNLRPLALEAIQANLESQGRVSDAKLATHNSGKLALTLYKEEIERAIRTPGQDGFQLLSLQDFSGQGTATVGILDAFWDSKGLVEPETFRDFCSVSVPLLRLEKRSFTASETLRAKVQVGHFGAKPMQDTDWMCIIKRQDETLFQKQWSGVDIAIGNAIDIGQIEFALGKITRPSQLEISVLCPERDLENRWSVWVYPGERERVQEVKVFNQLGSEMLQALERGESVLLLPQRESIRHPIDGRFVPVFWSPLHFPKQSPTHGTIIKNDHPVFDRFPTDSHTNWQWWELLSESTSVDMTEVAQGRSLPIMRFIDKFNRNALPAILWEAKIGRGKLFVCTLDIEKDLDRRPVAAALRNAIHNYMNGDAFDPADEITKSQLEVLFK; encoded by the coding sequence ATGAAATCCCGCATCGTTGAACTCGTTCTCGCAGTCATCGCGTTGAGTTGGCTGCCGCTGATTTTGGCGGCCAGTGAGCCTGTGGATCCCATCGATTTGGCGGGGCGTTGGTCCGTCAAGTTAGATCCCGACGACCGTGGCGAACAGGAGCAGTGGTTCGACGGGTTCACCGGAACGGAAATTGAACTGCCTGGAATTTGCACGGAAGCTGGATTGGGAAAGCCGTTGGATGCGGAGATCGTTCGGCTGCCGAAAGCCTATCAGCATCTGCATCAACGTCGAAGCTATCTGGGTGCGGCGTGGTATCAGCGAGAGTTTGAACTGCCCGAAACCTTCACCGATCGCGATGCCACGCTGACTCTGGAGCGTGTTTTGTGGGAGTCAAAAGTGTGGGTCAACGGCGTGTGCCTCGGGACGCAATCGTCGCTGTCGACTGCTCATCAGTTTTCGGCTGCCAATGTTCTACGCGCTGGAAAGAACCAGATCGTTGTGCGTGTCGACAATCGCGAGCAAGTTCCGATGGGCACTCTTAGCCATGCTTACACTGAGGAAACCCAAACGATTTGGAACGGGTTGATCGGTAAAATACAGCTCAGTGCCAAGCCCTCGGTATCGATTGAGCGATTGAGTGTGACGCCCACTCCGGTAGGAAATGCCATTCGAGTCTCCGTTGAGGTCGACAATCGAACTGGCGAAACGGTGTCGCTGCCGTTGTCCGTGAAAGTGCGTTCAACGCAATCGTCAAAGTCTGAGACACAGATCGATTTGAGCCGGGAGATTCCTGCGGGGCGTCAAACCGTCAACGTCGAGGTTCCTGCGAAGGATTTGCAGCTCTGGTCTGAATTTTCACCACACTTGTACGAAGTCGTTTGCGAATTGGACGCGCAACAAGTCGCCGTGACGACTGGCTTTCGAAAGCTCGCTGTTGAAGACTCGCAAATCCTGATCAACGGACGACGAAGCTTTATGCGCGGCACGCTGGACTGCTGCATCTTTCCAAAAACAGGGTACCCGCCGACCGACGTGGAGTCGTGGACCAGGCAATTCAAAGTCGCGAAGTCTTATGGCCTGAATCACGTTCGGTTTCACTCATGGTGTCCGCCCGAAGCCGCCTTCGCTGCGGCAGATCGGTTGGGCATTTACTTGCAGGTCGAACTGCCTTGCTGGACCAACCAAATGGGACAGGACCCGCAAGTCAATCGCTTTTTTCAAACGGAAGGCGAACGCATCTTTCACAGCTATTCCCATCATCCGTCGTTTATGTTTTTTAGTTTGGGGAACGAGCTTAAAGGTGATTTCAAACTGATGGATCAGATGTTGTCAGGCTTTCGAACCAAAGCGGAACACATCCTGATGACCAGCACTTCGTTTTCGTTTTCAAGACGGGGTAGAGTTCCGGGGCCACAGGACCAGTTCTTCGTTTCGCAGCGAACGGAGTCCGGTTGGGTGCGAGGCCAGGGATTTTTTAATCAGAACGCGCCAGAGACTGTTGGCGATTTCAATGCCGGAGTCTCTCCCGTTTCGCAGCCGTTGATCAGTCACGAAATTGGCCAGTATTCTGTGTTCCCGAACCTTGAAGAGATTGGAAAGTACGATGGCAACCTTCGGCCGTTGGCTCTGGAAGCCATTCAAGCGAATCTTGAATCGCAAGGCCGGGTGTCTGACGCCAAACTTGCGACACACAATTCTGGAAAGCTTGCGTTAACGCTTTACAAGGAAGAGATTGAACGAGCGATCCGCACTCCCGGCCAGGATGGATTTCAGTTGCTCAGTCTGCAGGATTTCTCTGGCCAGGGCACGGCAACCGTTGGGATTCTGGATGCGTTCTGGGATTCGAAAGGACTGGTAGAACCTGAAACGTTCCGTGACTTTTGCAGCGTCAGTGTTCCGTTGTTACGGCTCGAGAAACGTAGCTTTACTGCGTCGGAGACCTTGCGTGCGAAAGTTCAGGTTGGGCATTTTGGTGCAAAGCCGATGCAGGACACGGACTGGATGTGCATCATCAAGCGGCAAGACGAAACACTGTTTCAAAAGCAGTGGTCAGGCGTGGACATTGCTATCGGCAATGCGATTGACATTGGCCAAATCGAATTTGCTCTTGGCAAGATAACTCGTCCAAGCCAGCTGGAAATTTCTGTCCTTTGTCCGGAACGAGACCTCGAAAACCGCTGGTCGGTTTGGGTGTATCCTGGTGAACGAGAACGGGTTCAGGAGGTCAAAGTTTTCAATCAGCTCGGTTCGGAGATGTTGCAGGCATTGGAACGTGGTGAGTCTGTGCTTCTCTTGCCACAGCGAGAATCAATTCGTCATCCAATCGACGGTCGATTCGTGCCGGTTTTCTGGAGCCCGCTTCACTTTCCGAAACAGTCGCCGACACACGGCACCATCATCAAAAACGATCATCCGGTTTTCGATCGATTCCCGACGGACAGCCATACGAATTGGCAGTGGTGGGAGCTGTTGTCAGAATCGACATCGGTCGACATGACTGAAGTCGCCCAAGGGCGTTCGCTTCCGATCATGAGGTTCATCGACAAGTTCAACCGCAACGCGCTTCCAGCGATTCTGTGGGAAGCAAAAATTGGTCGCGGCAAGCTCTTTGTTTGCACGCTCGACATCGAAAAAGATCTTGATCGACGACCCGTGGCTGCAGCTTTGCGAAACGCAATTCATAACTACATGAACGGTGATGCTTTCGATCCCGCCGACGAAATAACAAAGTCTCAGCTTGAAGTTCTATTCAAGTAG
- a CDS encoding sugar porter family MFS transporter has protein sequence MSNLPYVLQCTAIASLGGLLFGYDWVVISGAKPFYEPYFGLSGSEQAWASGFAVSSALVGCLLGALSSGKLAQRWGRRNLLVVAGLVFLSSSLWTAVSGEYWSFVSSRVFGGIGIGIASGISPLYIAEISPARHRGSLVAVYQLAIVVGILLAQIVNLCIYQSSPVPIEYTDAAVGKTWAGQAGWRWMFAAESVPAVLLFGLGFMLPKSPRWLYMNGRKEQAESILNKLVGRDAHATLQEISNIFDQRSSVKIDQRPVHRARLWLGVFLAVFQQWCGINIVFNYADEIFQAANFALGELMFSIVLTGTVNLLFTILAMRWVDRIGRRTLMIGGAMGLFVAFSILGFLFFSQQAGVIFLLLLLVSISIYAATLAPITWVLLSELFPIEHRSQMLSWSVSALWVACFLLTITFKPMSVAMGIASTFWLYSAICLTGAVLMFFVLPETKGKSLEMLEAKLEL, from the coding sequence TTGAGTAACCTGCCCTACGTGCTGCAATGCACTGCGATCGCGTCGCTTGGTGGGTTGCTATTCGGCTACGACTGGGTCGTGATCTCGGGTGCAAAGCCCTTCTACGAACCGTACTTCGGACTGTCGGGTTCCGAGCAAGCTTGGGCATCCGGTTTTGCGGTCAGCTCCGCGTTGGTTGGATGTTTGTTGGGAGCATTGAGTTCCGGAAAACTTGCACAGCGTTGGGGGCGGAGGAACTTGCTGGTTGTTGCCGGGTTAGTTTTTCTTTCGTCATCGCTTTGGACCGCGGTCAGCGGAGAGTATTGGAGCTTTGTAAGCTCGAGAGTTTTCGGGGGAATCGGGATTGGCATCGCGTCTGGAATTTCACCACTCTACATCGCCGAGATTTCTCCGGCGCGACACCGGGGTTCACTGGTCGCGGTGTACCAATTGGCGATTGTGGTTGGCATTCTTCTGGCTCAGATCGTCAACCTGTGCATCTATCAATCTTCGCCCGTTCCAATCGAATACACGGATGCAGCGGTCGGTAAAACGTGGGCTGGGCAAGCAGGGTGGCGGTGGATGTTCGCAGCGGAATCGGTGCCCGCCGTGCTGCTGTTTGGGCTGGGCTTCATGCTTCCAAAATCTCCTCGATGGCTCTACATGAATGGTCGCAAGGAACAAGCGGAGTCGATTCTGAACAAACTTGTTGGCCGTGATGCACATGCTACGCTGCAGGAAATTTCAAACATTTTCGACCAACGGTCCAGCGTCAAAATTGACCAACGCCCTGTCCATCGTGCGAGATTGTGGTTGGGCGTATTTTTGGCTGTCTTTCAGCAGTGGTGCGGTATCAATATTGTGTTCAATTACGCGGATGAAATTTTTCAAGCGGCCAATTTCGCGCTCGGCGAGTTGATGTTCAGTATCGTTTTAACGGGAACTGTAAATCTGCTGTTCACGATATTGGCGATGCGTTGGGTGGACCGAATCGGCAGGCGGACCTTGATGATTGGCGGAGCGATGGGCTTGTTCGTTGCGTTTTCCATTTTGGGTTTCCTGTTTTTCAGCCAGCAGGCTGGCGTCATTTTTCTGCTGCTTCTTTTAGTTTCAATCTCCATTTACGCAGCGACGTTGGCGCCCATCACCTGGGTTCTACTTTCGGAACTGTTTCCGATTGAACATCGAAGTCAAATGTTGAGCTGGAGCGTGTCAGCGCTTTGGGTCGCATGTTTTCTGCTCACAATCACGTTTAAACCAATGAGCGTAGCGATGGGAATCGCCAGTACGTTTTGGCTCTACAGTGCGATCTGCCTGACAGGTGCGGTCCTGATGTTTTTCGTGCTGCCGGAGACGAAAGGAAAGTCGCTTGAAATGCTGGAGGCAAAGTTGGAATTATGA
- a CDS encoding AraC family transcriptional regulator, whose protein sequence is MRVREGFPNQRLVVLPANIIQRCRQLPLVSQLYVTDIGAYPTAPFHYVKREQGISQVVVIGCLSGLGEVEIEGESHRVLPGHVLLIPPNTPHIYKADPVDPWSIFWIHFGGLQIDASLQTLNVNRQRPLVFVPDIGKVKATFEDVYACLNYHYSDSGLQAMSAELLRLLSHIRLLRGRSEPRHQSADAKIVETIEFMAEHLNMPIKLKDLAAHSGHSVSYFSKLFKLRTGQSPQNYFIQLKVQKACQLLDDTDMSILEISAQLGYEDPYYFSRLFKKIQGHSPANYRKMIKG, encoded by the coding sequence TTGCGAGTTCGAGAAGGTTTTCCGAATCAGCGTCTGGTCGTTTTGCCGGCCAACATCATTCAGCGATGCCGCCAGTTGCCTCTGGTGAGTCAGCTTTACGTGACGGATATCGGGGCGTATCCGACGGCTCCATTTCACTATGTGAAAAGAGAACAAGGCATCTCTCAGGTGGTAGTTATCGGCTGCCTTTCCGGGCTTGGCGAAGTAGAGATCGAAGGGGAGTCGCATCGTGTGCTGCCTGGTCATGTGCTACTGATTCCGCCCAACACGCCTCACATCTATAAAGCTGACCCAGTCGATCCGTGGTCAATTTTCTGGATCCATTTCGGCGGTCTGCAAATTGACGCCAGTTTGCAAACGCTGAACGTCAACCGTCAACGTCCGCTCGTTTTCGTGCCGGATATCGGCAAAGTCAAAGCGACTTTCGAAGACGTTTACGCGTGCCTGAATTATCACTATAGCGACAGTGGACTACAGGCAATGTCCGCGGAGTTGCTTCGACTGCTCAGCCACATTCGATTGCTGCGCGGTCGCAGTGAGCCTCGTCATCAATCGGCAGATGCCAAAATTGTGGAAACGATAGAGTTCATGGCCGAGCACTTGAATATGCCGATCAAGCTTAAAGACCTTGCCGCGCATTCGGGTCATTCGGTCAGCTACTTTAGCAAGTTGTTCAAGCTTCGAACGGGTCAGTCGCCACAGAACTATTTCATTCAGCTAAAAGTTCAAAAGGCGTGTCAACTTCTCGACGATACGGATATGTCGATTCTTGAAATTTCGGCACAGCTCGGATACGAAGACCCATACTATTTCAGTCGGCTATTCAAAAAAATCCAGGGCCACTCTCCGGCGAACTACCGGAAGATGATCAAAGGTTAG